One Argonema galeatum A003/A1 genomic region harbors:
- the rpsH gene encoding 30S ribosomal protein S8, with translation MASNDTISDMLTRIRNANLARHQKTAIPSTRMTRSIAKVLNEEGFIGEFEEDGEGIERKLMVSLKYKGKNRQPIITALKRVSKPGLRVYSNRKELPRVLGGIGIAIISTSSGIMTDREARRQGLGGEVLCYVW, from the coding sequence ATGGCGTCGAACGACACAATTTCAGATATGTTGACGCGCATCCGCAATGCAAATTTAGCGCGGCATCAAAAAACAGCAATTCCATCCACAAGAATGACTCGCAGCATTGCAAAAGTCCTCAACGAAGAAGGCTTTATCGGTGAGTTTGAAGAAGATGGAGAAGGGATCGAGAGAAAACTGATGGTTTCCTTGAAATACAAAGGAAAAAATCGCCAGCCCATCATCACTGCGTTGAAACGAGTAAGCAAGCCGGGATTGCGCGTTTACTCGAATCGCAAAGAATTACCGCGAGTTCTCGGCGGTATTGGCATCGCCATAATTTCGACTTCCAGCGGCATTATGACCGACCGGGAAGCGCGACGCCAAGGACTGGGTGGGGAAGTACTTTGCTACGTTTGGTAG
- the rplE gene encoding 50S ribosomal protein L5: MAQRLKTQYQESIVPKLKEQFNYENIHQVPKLVKITLNRGLGDAASNAKALESSLNEIGTIAGQKPVVTRAKKAIASFKIRQGMPVGMMVTLRGDRMYAFLDRFVNLALPRIRDFRGISPKSFDGRGNYSLGVREQLIFPEIEYDRIDQIRGMDISIITTANTDEEGRALLKAFGMPFRDQ, from the coding sequence ATGGCACAACGACTGAAAACCCAGTATCAAGAAAGCATTGTTCCTAAACTAAAGGAACAGTTCAATTACGAAAATATCCATCAGGTGCCGAAACTGGTGAAAATTACCCTCAACCGGGGCTTAGGCGATGCAGCTTCAAACGCTAAAGCGCTGGAATCTTCCTTGAATGAGATTGGCACGATCGCGGGTCAAAAACCCGTGGTTACCAGAGCTAAAAAAGCGATCGCCAGTTTCAAAATTCGCCAAGGTATGCCCGTCGGCATGATGGTTACCCTGCGGGGAGACCGGATGTACGCCTTTCTAGACAGATTTGTCAACCTAGCACTGCCCCGCATTCGGGACTTTCGGGGTATTAGTCCTAAAAGCTTTGACGGTCGCGGTAATTACAGTCTGGGTGTAAGAGAGCAGCTGATTTTTCCAGAGATCGAATACGACAGAATCGATCAAATTCGTGGTATGGACATTTCCATCATCACGACTGCTAACACAGATGAAGAAGGCCGCGCCTTACTCAAAGCTTTTGGGATGCCTTTCCGCGATCAATAA
- the rplX gene encoding 50S ribosomal protein L24 has protein sequence MHVKKGDTVQIISGKDKGKVGEILKAFPKLSRVIVKGVNIKTKHVKPQQEGESGRITTLEGPIHISNVMLYSMKQNVASRVCYTFTEDGRKVRMLKKTGEIIDK, from the coding sequence ATGCACGTCAAAAAAGGTGACACCGTTCAGATTATTTCTGGCAAAGATAAAGGCAAAGTTGGTGAAATCCTAAAGGCTTTTCCTAAGCTCAGTAGAGTAATCGTCAAAGGGGTCAACATCAAAACCAAGCACGTTAAACCCCAGCAGGAAGGAGAATCAGGCCGGATTACCACCTTGGAAGGGCCAATTCACATTTCCAACGTGATGCTTTATTCCATGAAGCAAAATGTTGCCAGTCGCGTCTGCTACACCTTTACCGAGGACGGTCGTAAAGTGCGGATGCTGAAAAAGACTGGTGAAATAATTGACAAATAA
- the rplN gene encoding 50S ribosomal protein L14, translating to MIQPQTYLNVADNSGARKLMCIRVLGAGNRHYGSVGDVIIAVVKDAIPNMAVKKSDVVRAVIVRTRKGMRRDSGMSIRFDDNAAVIVNADGNPRGTRVFGPVARELRDKNYTKIVSLAPEVL from the coding sequence GTGATTCAACCCCAGACTTATCTCAATGTTGCTGACAATAGCGGTGCCCGCAAATTAATGTGTATCCGGGTTTTAGGTGCCGGTAACCGCCACTATGGCAGCGTAGGCGACGTGATTATCGCCGTCGTCAAAGATGCCATCCCCAATATGGCCGTAAAAAAATCTGATGTGGTGAGGGCTGTGATTGTCCGAACTCGTAAAGGTATGCGTCGCGATAGCGGTATGAGCATTCGTTTTGACGATAATGCCGCCGTGATCGTCAACGCAGATGGTAACCCCAGAGGAACCCGCGTTTTTGGCCCTGTAGCGCGGGAACTGCGGGACAAAAACTATACCAAAATAGTGTCCCTAGCTCCAGAGGTACTCTAA
- the rpsQ gene encoding 30S ribosomal protein S17: protein MAVKERVGLVVSDKMDKTVVVAIENRSPHPKYGKIVVRTKRYKAHDEENKCREGDRVRISETRPLSRTKRWVVAEIIGSNKG from the coding sequence ATGGCAGTCAAAGAAAGAGTTGGCTTAGTTGTCAGCGACAAGATGGATAAAACAGTGGTGGTAGCGATCGAAAATCGCTCTCCCCACCCCAAGTACGGGAAAATCGTGGTGCGTACAAAAAGGTATAAGGCTCACGATGAAGAAAATAAGTGTCGTGAAGGCGATCGCGTCCGCATCAGCGAAACACGACCCTTAAGCCGCACCAAACGCTGGGTAGTTGCGGAAATCATCGGCTCGAATAAGGGTTAA
- the rpmC gene encoding 50S ribosomal protein L29 produces the protein MPLPKIEEARKLSDEELSDQVIALKRQLFQLRLQKVTRQLEKTHQFKHAKHRLAQLLTVEGERQIALKKSTTTESVAE, from the coding sequence ATGCCTCTTCCCAAGATTGAAGAAGCCAGAAAATTGAGCGATGAAGAACTGTCAGACCAAGTTATTGCTCTTAAGCGACAACTGTTTCAGTTGCGCCTGCAAAAAGTGACTCGTCAGTTGGAAAAGACGCATCAGTTCAAGCACGCGAAGCACCGGCTAGCCCAGTTGCTAACGGTGGAAGGCGAGCGACAAATCGCTCTTAAAAAATCCACGACTACTGAGTCAGTTGCAGAATAG
- the rplP gene encoding 50S ribosomal protein L16 has protein sequence MLSPRRTKFRKQQRGRMEGIATRGSELNFGEFGLQALEPAWITSRQIEASRRAMTRYIRRGGKIWIRIFPDKPVTMRPAETRMGSGKGSPEFWVAVVKPGRVMFEITGVTEAIAREAMRLASHKLPIKTRFVMRSEENV, from the coding sequence ATGTTAAGTCCTAGAAGAACTAAATTCCGCAAACAACAGCGCGGGCGCATGGAAGGCATAGCCACCAGGGGTAGCGAACTCAACTTTGGTGAATTTGGCCTTCAGGCGCTAGAACCAGCCTGGATCACATCTCGTCAAATAGAAGCCAGTCGTCGTGCGATGACCCGCTATATCCGCCGGGGTGGCAAAATCTGGATTCGGATTTTCCCCGACAAACCCGTCACGATGCGCCCCGCGGAAACCCGGATGGGTTCCGGTAAAGGCTCGCCAGAGTTTTGGGTGGCGGTGGTCAAACCAGGACGAGTGATGTTTGAAATCACAGGCGTTACCGAAGCAATAGCCCGTGAAGCTATGCGTTTGGCTTCTCATAAGTTGCCAATCAAAACAAGGTTCGTCATGCGTTCTGAGGAGAATGTGTAA
- the rpsC gene encoding 30S ribosomal protein S3: MGQKINPVGFRLGVIQEHRSRWYADSDRYPALLQEDYKIRNYVEKNLSNAGISDVRIERKADQIDLEIRTARPGVVVGRGGTGIETLRIGLQGELGGGNRQIRINVVEVARVDADAGLIGEYIAQQLERRVSFRRVVRQAIQRAQRAGVQGIKVQVSGRLNGAEIARTEWTREGRVPLHTLRADIDYAYRTAKTIYGILGVKVWIFKGEIIPGQEEAATANAPGTPRRRQPKRRQFEDRSNEA; this comes from the coding sequence GTGGGACAGAAGATTAATCCAGTTGGTTTTCGGCTAGGCGTTATCCAAGAACACCGCTCTCGTTGGTATGCGGATTCCGATCGCTACCCGGCCCTACTGCAAGAAGACTACAAAATTCGTAACTACGTCGAAAAAAACCTCTCTAACGCCGGAATTTCCGACGTGCGAATTGAGCGCAAAGCCGATCAAATAGATTTAGAAATTCGCACTGCTAGACCGGGTGTTGTTGTCGGACGGGGCGGCACCGGCATTGAAACTTTGCGAATTGGGCTCCAGGGGGAGCTGGGAGGCGGCAATCGCCAAATCCGCATCAACGTCGTCGAAGTGGCGCGGGTAGACGCTGATGCAGGATTGATTGGCGAATACATCGCTCAACAACTCGAACGTCGGGTTTCCTTCCGCCGGGTTGTCCGCCAAGCAATTCAACGTGCCCAGCGTGCTGGAGTCCAAGGTATCAAAGTCCAAGTAAGCGGTCGGCTCAACGGTGCAGAAATTGCTCGGACTGAGTGGACGCGGGAAGGTAGAGTGCCATTGCATACCTTACGGGCAGATATTGATTATGCCTACCGGACTGCCAAAACTATCTACGGCATTCTAGGAGTAAAAGTCTGGATTTTTAAAGGCGAAATCATTCCGGGACAGGAGGAAGCGGCTACTGCTAACGCCCCCGGTACTCCCCGCCGTCGCCAACCCAAACGCCGTCAGTTTGAAGACCGTTCAAATGAAGCTTAA
- the rplV gene encoding 50S ribosomal protein L22, with product MAIDTAEVKAHARYIRMSPYKVRRVLDQIRGRSYREALIVLEFMPYAACEPVLKVLRSAVANAENNAGLDPKKLVVSLAYADQGSTLKRFRPRAQGRAYQIRKPTCHITVAVAEVAEE from the coding sequence ATGGCAATTGATACTGCTGAAGTTAAGGCTCACGCACGTTACATTCGGATGTCTCCCTACAAGGTGCGCCGCGTCCTCGATCAAATTCGGGGTCGCTCCTATCGGGAAGCGCTAATCGTTCTGGAGTTTATGCCCTATGCGGCTTGCGAACCAGTTCTCAAAGTGCTGCGCTCCGCCGTCGCCAATGCAGAAAATAACGCTGGTTTAGACCCAAAGAAACTGGTAGTAAGCCTTGCCTACGCCGACCAAGGCTCAACATTGAAGCGTTTCCGGCCCAGGGCTCAGGGTCGAGCCTATCAGATTCGCAAGCCAACTTGTCACATCACCGTGGCCGTTGCCGAAGTGGCAGAGGAATAG
- the rpsS gene encoding 30S ribosomal protein S19, whose translation MGRSLKKGPFVADHLLSKVEKLNGRGEKQVIKTWSRASTILPLMVGHTIAVHNGRQHVPIFISDQMVGHKLGEFAPTRTFRGHAKSDKKVKR comes from the coding sequence ATGGGTCGCTCATTAAAGAAAGGTCCTTTTGTTGCAGATCATCTGCTCAGCAAGGTTGAAAAGTTGAATGGCAGGGGCGAAAAGCAAGTCATCAAAACTTGGTCGCGGGCTTCAACAATTTTGCCTTTAATGGTGGGTCATACCATCGCCGTACACAATGGCCGTCAGCACGTGCCCATTTTCATCTCAGATCAGATGGTCGGACACAAATTGGGTGAATTTGCCCCGACTCGCACCTTTAGAGGACACGCGAAGAGTGATAAAAAGGTTAAGCGATAG
- the rplB gene encoding 50S ribosomal protein L2 — translation MGTRSYRPYTPSTRQCTISDFAEITQGEPERSLTISIHRKKGRNNRGVITSRRRGGGHKRLYRIIDFRRDKHNIPAKVVAIEYDPNRNARIALVNYRDGEKRYILHPNGLAVGTAIVSGPDSPIEIGNALPLGNIPLGSSVHNVELYPGRGAQIVRAAGATAQVVAKEGNYVSLKLPSGEVRMILRECYATIGQVGNLDARNLSTGKAGRNRWKGRRPKVRGSVMNPVDHPHGGGEGRAPIGRSGPVTPWGKPTLGAKTRKPNKPSNSLIVRRRRKSSKRGRGGRES, via the coding sequence ATGGGTACCCGTTCTTATCGGCCATACACTCCTAGTACTCGCCAGTGTACCATTTCAGACTTTGCTGAAATCACTCAGGGTGAGCCAGAGCGATCGCTGACTATATCAATACATCGCAAAAAAGGACGCAACAATCGCGGTGTGATTACCAGCCGTCGTCGGGGTGGCGGACACAAGCGTCTTTACCGAATCATTGACTTTCGTCGCGACAAGCACAACATCCCAGCTAAAGTAGTTGCCATTGAATACGACCCGAACCGCAATGCTCGGATCGCTTTGGTTAACTATCGAGATGGCGAAAAGCGATATATTCTGCATCCCAATGGCTTAGCAGTTGGAACTGCGATCGTCTCCGGCCCAGATTCGCCGATCGAAATTGGCAACGCCTTACCTTTAGGCAATATTCCCTTGGGTAGTAGCGTCCACAATGTAGAACTCTATCCTGGTCGAGGGGCACAAATTGTTCGCGCTGCGGGTGCCACCGCTCAAGTGGTAGCCAAGGAAGGCAACTACGTCAGCCTCAAACTGCCATCTGGAGAAGTCCGTATGATACTGAGGGAGTGCTACGCCACCATCGGACAAGTGGGCAACTTGGATGCCAGAAATTTGAGTACTGGCAAAGCAGGTAGAAATCGCTGGAAAGGTCGTCGCCCTAAAGTTAGAGGCAGCGTCATGAACCCTGTGGATCACCCGCATGGTGGTGGCGAAGGCAGAGCCCCTATTGGTAGAAGCGGGCCAGTAACGCCTTGGGGTAAACCAACTTTGGGTGCCAAAACGCGCAAGCCGAATAAACCGAGTAACTCCTTAATCGTGCGTCGTCGCCGCAAATCCTCTAAGCGTGGCCGTGGCGGTCGGGAATCATAG
- a CDS encoding 50S ribosomal protein L23, with product MAEYNLRTLADLIRRPLLTEKATMLMEQEKYSFDVVLKATKPQIKAAIEQLFDVKVTAVNTMTPPRKKRRVGRFLGYKSQYKKAVVTLASGDGEKIRQILFPEV from the coding sequence GTGGCTGAATATAATTTGCGGACACTGGCGGATTTGATCCGTCGCCCCCTCCTAACGGAAAAGGCCACGATGCTGATGGAGCAGGAAAAATACAGTTTTGACGTGGTGCTAAAGGCAACAAAACCACAAATTAAGGCTGCGATCGAACAATTGTTCGATGTCAAAGTCACTGCTGTTAACACAATGACGCCGCCGCGTAAGAAGCGTCGGGTAGGCAGATTTCTTGGGTATAAATCTCAATACAAGAAAGCTGTTGTCACTTTGGCATCGGGCGACGGGGAAAAAATTCGGCAGATTCTGTTCCCTGAAGTGTAG
- the rplD gene encoding 50S ribosomal protein L4, with amino-acid sequence MVNCVVRNWEGQEVGQASLELKVAKEENASHIVHRALVRQMTNARQGTVSTKTRSEVSGGGRKPWRQKGTGRARAGSIRSPLWRGGGVIFGPKPRDFEVKMNRKEKRLALRTALISRVEDWVVVEEFAEKLPRPKTKELMGAIGRWGVPDAAKILLILSEPAEMVYLSARNIAKLKLIRADQLNVYDLLWADKIVTTSSALAKIQEVYGG; translated from the coding sequence ATGGTTAACTGTGTGGTGCGAAACTGGGAAGGTCAAGAGGTTGGGCAAGCGTCTTTGGAGTTGAAGGTTGCCAAAGAAGAAAACGCATCTCACATTGTCCACCGGGCGCTGGTACGCCAAATGACCAATGCAAGGCAAGGAACGGTCAGCACCAAGACTAGATCGGAGGTCAGTGGTGGAGGTCGCAAACCCTGGCGGCAAAAAGGAACTGGTCGTGCGCGTGCTGGTTCGATTCGATCGCCTTTGTGGAGAGGCGGCGGTGTCATCTTCGGGCCAAAGCCAAGAGACTTTGAAGTCAAGATGAACCGCAAAGAAAAGCGACTGGCTTTGAGAACAGCTTTGATTAGCCGAGTGGAAGATTGGGTTGTGGTTGAGGAATTTGCCGAAAAGCTGCCGAGACCTAAAACGAAGGAATTGATGGGAGCGATCGGGCGTTGGGGCGTTCCAGACGCAGCAAAGATTTTGTTGATTTTGTCAGAACCAGCCGAGATGGTTTACCTATCAGCTCGCAACATTGCCAAATTGAAGTTGATTCGGGCTGACCAATTGAATGTATACGATCTGCTCTGGGCGGACAAAATAGTGACTACATCATCAGCTCTGGCCAAGATTCAGGAGGTGTACGGTGGCTGA